ATACGACTTGCTGTTGTCGGGGCTGTGGTGTTTCAACTTGGTCCGGCAGTTCACCTCGACAGAGCTGGCAGGCTGCCGATATGAGCACGTCGGACAAATAGCTGAGCTAGGCATATGCAGACTAAACGTTACCTGCGTAAGAATGGCCACGGTCGCCATAGTGCTGTACAGCGGGCGAGTGCTGGTAGATGTCAAGTCCATAATGGAAAGCGACCATAGCATTTTGTTGCATGAAAAGAGGTGGGCGCAGGTCGAAAGTGGCGATGGTTATGAAGATGAGCTTCAGAAAGCACAGGCAGGGTCTTTCAGTCCCGTCCTGGCTTTTTTCCCTGACACACATCGCGAAATTTGACCGACGTCCAGCGCATGAAGACGTACATAGCAGAGGGACTTCGTAATGGTACATGGGGGCACTATTACCCAGCGAGGGAGTTATTTGTCTTCTGGCAAAACCTCACGAATACATTCGCGGCACAGAAGCTCAAAATATCAAACCAAGTGATCAATTTGATGTCAAAGCCTATCGAACCAACCCCGTGCCATCAACCACCTCATCATAGGAAACCCAAAATAAAGAGCGGCTTGCGTCCCACCCCCCTCTCAGACGCACAAAACAACTCGAGGCGCTCCAGCTAGACTCTGCTATTCTACTTCACACTTCCTTCATCATCGACTCATAACCCGGTAAAGCAGGCGTGATTGAGGAGGATGAATCCATTATTTGTGCTACAAAACACAGACTTGTGTTAGTCATGCAGAGTTGCTGGACTTGGACAGGCTTGGGCTCGACTTACAGGGCAGTTGGCGCAAGTGCAGTTGGAACCGCAGTTGCATGAGCCAGAGGTAGAGCATCCGCAATCGCCAGCCATGATGACGTGAATGGTTTGAAGTCTTTTTGGGTAGGGGGTGTAAAAGTGCTTGTTTTCTCTGAAGACTGTGTGTTGACAGAAGTTGAGGGGACAGCTGGGCGAACAGTTTCGATGGGGAGGATCAAGGTCCCTTTTAAATCTGTTTCGACAACCGCTAAAGGGTGGCCAAGATCCCCGGCGTCAGCTCCTTCCCCCACTTTCAACCGCCACAACCAGAACAACCCCTCTTTACCACCATCTAGTTTGTACGGCGATAAAGTTCACCAGGCGTGCGCCGGTGCTAATTGAGTAGAGCAGGTGGCGAATGACGTTGTGGGAGAGTCTGATCTGCTGTGCTATCATCGATCACCCCCCATGACAAGGATCTCGGTAGTTGAAAACAGCACTGATTCGTGCTCCGGACATCGCTCTATCACGCCGAACAGCGACCACCGTGCCCCTCTACTGCATTTCAAGCCGGGGATTTGGTGGGCTGCCACGATGCTGCCACGGTGCAGCACTGCAGGACTGTCgaagagtctggtggaagGGTGAAATGGAACCTCACCCGACGTTTTTGGTAGGTGGCAGCATCCAGAGATCGGGAAACTTTGCTGCGTCGCAACTTTCGATGCATGGACTAGTCATGGGTCTAGCATGTCAGCCCTGGAAGGAGGACCAATGACCATGTAATGGAACTGCTACTTCCGGACTGAACACATCATCGACGCTTGCTGCATGTCACCCACAAGACTGCGAGGGAGCAATGACATGGCTTGTCAGTTGAACTCCTTGCCGCGATAGCCAGGGTCGGCGTTGATACCGGATCACTTGATCAGAGGGGTGTTTCACCGATCTGTAtggtccttgtcgccgcTTCGTTCAAAAGAAAGCGGCCATTCATTGTTCCCATTGTTCGCACAGGAGAAGCCACTCGTCAACAAAGTTCTCCGAGACACAGTTTTACAATTGCATGGAATGCTGTTGTTGCGGCTGTATGCAGAATCTTGGCAAAGTCTGACGAGGCCAATGCGCATCAAAGGTCAATGCCAGGCACAGCATGACGAGCCTACAGCAAGTCGGTTTGTGTTGCCGCTATCAACCAGACCCCACCCCGCATCTGGGATCTGGGACTTTCAGAAGTTATGTCCGGTACTCATCGGATCAGACCTGACTCTCCAGAGTAAGAGCGACGCTTGGCAcctatcaattgatccctCCCTGCAAGCGGCATTGTACTGAcgttgtcggcgtcggcacGAATATCCCTCAGCACCATTCGATCAGGTGTTGTGGTCATATGTCTTCTCAAATCGTCTAGTGACGCAGGACAACACATACGGTGACATACCCGATGGGCCGATTCTGCTGGGCACGCAGCCTAGTCGAGGAACGGCACGACTCAGTCAATACTTTGAGATCAAAATCCGCACGAACCACATACACCAGATAGCTTGAATGATCTCTACATCATCTGAATTTTTCTTTTGCACAGCCAGTAGGGAAACACGAAACTACAGaatattacggagtagtccgTATGGTATTTCAATTCTGGGTACCACCATTTCGATACTGCCTAATTTCTGCGTTCAAAGACATCGCCAATCTAAAGCCCTGGCAGTCTTTGACGATGATTCCTCTCATGCCACCAATTATCAGGCTTGTTCCCATCATTTCAGCGTAACTTATCACGGATCATCGCCTGCTTAACTTCTCCTGATCTAGACCGACACCCGCCACATGCGGTGGCTGCCAGCCACTGTCGGATTTGCCCAAAATCAGTTATCCAATGAGACGGAGGTTAAAACCCGTCACCCTGGCAAGCAGATGACCCCGGAAAACCTTGTCTCCTGTTCCGAGCCTCGATGTTTGTTCGTGCCTCGTTCTTGCTGCATCTGTTTTCTTCGGTAATACCCAGCTCAACGCCGAAAGCTGATCTGATGATTGGTCGGGGAAGCTGGCCGCCTATTGTGTACGACACCTCGGCATAGGCGAAGCTCAGAGCCTCTTGAAGGAACAAGTTGACATCAAACTGAATTCCATACCTCAAGGCTGGATTCTCCGGTTTGGGGATGACGTGGTGCCAGGTGCGAATATACATGGACGTTACCCATATAAATGTGCGCGTCACGGTGCCGTATGACCCCAGTGCCAGCCAGTCAAGGTAGGTTGTGAGCTCTCTGCAAAGGATTTCTGGAATGCGTAAAACTCTCACCAGACCGACAACCTGACAATGAAGGCGCGGCGAGCTCTTGATTTGCTGCCGTGATAGCTGGAAGAGCGTGGGGGCAGGGTAGCTTATCACGTCTTGTCTTGCCAAAGCATACCAGATGCCGTCCTGATTTCCACGGTGGAAGTAGAGGCCCCAGTTGAACTCTTCCTGGGCTAGGTCCTGAGCGCAGTGGATTTCGTATGTGGCTATGTCAAGTCCGCGAGACGATTTGGGGTGGAAGTTGTGCCTCGATGATGCATCGGCGTCTTCGATGTGGTACGGGAGAGAAATGGTTACGTAGAGAGAACCCGGCTCCAGGTCCCTGATCGGAgaagccatgatggcggcgcgtATTCTGCTGGGGGGATGGCCGCGCAGTATGAGTTTTGCTGAATGACTAGAATTGAGAAAGAATGTAAGACGGAGCGGCGAGGACCAGTCAACGATGTCGGGTAACACAAGCTGATTGCTTCCTTTGAATATGCGCAGGTTTTGTTGTATTGAACCAAGATGGCCGTTACAACAAACACATATACAACAGACGCACTAGTTGACCTGTACACATTCATTCACAGGGACGTCTGGATTCACAGTCACTTGGGCTGCCTGCGCCATTTCTTCAAAACAATGGGATTGAGCAGAGTACTCAAGCACCTAAATCTTGACCAGACTCTATCAACGAAAACACGGACAGCCGGCAACTGCTGGCATACGAGTGGCACTGAACCTGCACAGCTGGCAGGGTGTTTTGCTTGCCTGGTACATAGGTACGTGACCGATTGCAGCAAAACTccgcaacaacaacatcaattgaAATGAGGGTGGGACATATGCGCCGAGAGGAGACAGAGCCCGAGGCCACAAGATGAAACCTGGTATCTACATGTAAGCCTTCACGGCTCTTCTTATAGGTGCGCATCTTGACACCCGGGCCGACCgacgccttcttcctcggcgaTGGGCTCAAATGGGCTCGTTTCAAAAATAGCGCCAAGAATGAAGGTGGGTTGGCTGTTCAGAGTAGATAATAATCCCTTGTGTCTAGATGTCTGACCGCAGGAGTGCAGAGTATTGTCCGTGATCGTTgatgcacatgtgcacatgtggcggCATCAAATGTTGGGGCTCCTGGGGCTCCAGATAACGACCAGGGCCTGGCACCTtgagctccatgtcctcgccCCGGGTGCCAGCGTTGGCTGTTTGCGCGCCTATCAGGAGGCCCGGAGGACTGGAGAGCTTTAAAGATGAACGAACACATGCAGGGGAGCTCCACAATCCCCCGGTGCCATCTGTCAAATTCTGCAAGCTGAACAGCTATCGACTGCTCTGTAGTCGACCCCAGttttgttcaatgttcaatgttccctttCGCGGCGACCGGACCCATGTGGACAAAAATGAGGTCATTGGACACTGGTCGCATAAATAAGAGGTGGCGGCTTGCGACCCTCACTCGCTGTGCCATTCCCATTGCTAGCAACACCCTCCGAGGCCTAATTGGAAACGGCTGATCTCGTTCAGGACCATCTCGCATATCGCATGCGCTTCCCTGGCCCTTGCGTTGCCTGCATTGCATTTCTCTTCACCTGACCTggaaccagttgacatcgCCAACCAGACAACCAACAGAGCTAGATCCGGGTTTTGAGGAGGGGCAGCTCTCGTGCCACCTGCGGGGTTGAAACAGcacgaacattgaaggtgaCAACGTTCAAAATTCACCATTTGGCCCATCCAAAGCTCAACATTGCACAGACAAACGCGCTTAGATGTGGAaaccctcgtcgtcgctccATCGTCCTGAATTCTGATAgctgtcatcatggccggaTCCGTGCCCGTTGCCGGCTCCCTTGCCGACATCTATCCGACTGCTGCTTTGGCTACAGAAGCACCGAGATGGAACGACTTGCTCTCCTCGTTTGAGAAAGCCTACGGCCACAAACCTAGTTTTGTTGCGCGTTCTCCAGGAAGAGTAAACATCCTCGGCGAGCACATCGATTATTCGCTATACTCAGTCTTGCCCATGGCCATCACAGcggatgccatcatggccgtaTCGTCAGCTCCCCTTGCAGAGGGGGCCTCTACACTGAAAGTGAGGATTGGGAACGTGGAAGAGTCCAAGTTTGCCGCAAGCGAGTTTGACGTGCCTGTCgatgccgacgtcgacatTGATGCCTCAAAGTTTGAGTGGACCAATTACTTCAAGAGTGGACTTCGTGGTGCCATGAAGCTGCTTCGGAAAAAGCGTGGTCAAGATTTCAAGGGCGTCAACATGGAAATCATGGTCGATGGCACAGTCCCTGTTGGTGGAGGGCTGAGTTCTAGCGCCGCGATTGTTACTGCCAGTGCTCTCGCCGTCATGAAAGCCAACGGCGTGGATGCGGTGGACAAGACAGAACTGACGGAGCTGGCTATTGTAAGCGAGCGAGCTGTCGGCGTCAACTCTGGCGGGTAAGCAGTTGCATTTTCTGAAACGACTTCAAGCAGTGGGAAAAGGGAGAGGCTGACCTTCACGTTCCGTAGCATGGACCAAGCGGCATCCGTGTTTTCAGAGCCAGGTTCTGCTCTGTTCGTATCATTCAGCCCCCGGCTCGAGGCTCGTCCGGTCAAAATCCCCCCAACTCGGCCAGAGCTATGCTTCCTTATTGCACAGAGCTTTGTCACTGCAAACAAACATGTCACTGGCCCTATTCACTACAATCTCCGTGTCGTTGAGGTGAGTTTTGCGGCGGCATACTTGAACGCCGTTCTCAACCCGTCGGGGACGCGCCTACCCGTTGATGCTGGGCCGTTGGGCATCAGTCTTCAGGGGTTTCATGACACGTACTTTTACCACGCCAACGCATCGGACTACTCAGCCGCGAAGAGCCTGACAAAAGAAGGAGAATTAGAGAAGCTCATTGCCGTCACGAAGGAGACCCTCACTCAAGAGGAGGGATACACCCGAGAGGAGATCGCCAAAGTTCTCAGCGTGACCGTGCAAGAACTCGAAAACCAGTTCACGGCCAAAATTCCCATCAGAGCAGAGAGATTCATGCTGCGACAGCGGGCTCTTCACGTCTTTACCGAAGCACTGCGCGTTCTGAAATTTCTCACCCTTTTAGAGCGCCCTGTGCACACCGGGGCATCGGATACAACGCGCTTCAACAAGGAGTTGGGAAGCATTATGAATGAAACCCAGGACTCTTGCCGTATCCTCTATGAAAACAGTTGCCCGGAAAACGACAAAATCTGCCAGATTGCCTTGGAAGCTGGGTCCTATGGAAGTCGTCAAACTGGGGCTGGTTGGGGTGGGTGCAGCGTCCATTTGATTTCAGTGGACAAGGTGGAACAGGTGAAAGAAGCCCTGGAGCGTGAATACTATTCCAAAATGAAGCTCACAGAGGACCAAAAGGCCCAGGCAATGGTCGTAAGTAAGCCAGCAGGAGGCAGTGCGTTGTACATAGTCAGTGATGATGCGATAAGCTGAACTCTCCAGTCCGTGAGAAAGCCTATCAGGCACTATACTTTGGCAGCCTCTGGAGACAACCAATTACGCCATTACTCCCAATTCGAAAGCTGAAAATCTGCTTCAAGCCCCTTGAATGAGTCGTCAAGGCCAACGTGATTCTCAGCATGACGCTAACTGGTTCCATCACAAGCCTGGGAGTGAGTATGAATAAGGAAAACTCCCTGATATTTGCGATATCGGATGAGGTGTAATCTATGACAGAGGCAACGGCATGCAATTTTAATGATTGTAGCCTCTTTGCACAATAATTTGTCTTTGTTTCAGCCACAGCCTCGTAATTCAACCTCGAAGCCAGGGCACCGACGCCAACTGCAAAACCGTATTCTAGTTTTACGATGAGCCCTACTGTCTTTTCACGGCGTTGGACTGCCTAAAAGTTGGGCGCTACGTTCCATGTTACGCCTCCTTCTTGGAAGCGAGGATGGTGCGGTTACGGGAGGCGCCAGGCCGGAATGGACTGCGGAGATGCCCCATGACTCCCCATACAGTTATCCTACGGCAATCCATGTGGTCGAACGTAGACTACAGGAGAGGCGTTTACCTTTCTTCCCACAGTCAATTCGGCTGGCCCCTGAAACGATGCAACGAGTCCTTTGGATGAAGCTTGAAAGAGGGGGAAGAGAAGGCTGTGCGAGTAGCAAGAGAGCAGGTAACATGGCTCGAGCAGGTAGTATCAAAGTCAAATCTAGGTTCTCGAGCGTCCCACCTATGACGGCGGCATTTGCCGATGAAGCGCTCCCATTCTTACAAGATATCTCTCTCGACGGAGAGTGTGAGCGAAGAGATGAGGTGACGCCGGCGGTCTATCACAACCGGCCGACGTGCAAAGCGCAAGGTGCAAGGTCGCGGAAACGCGTGTACAGGATACTACACACCATTGCCTTGATTCTTTGATATTTGCCATGAAAATGTAGCAGACTTGTTGGCCAATGTCTCACCATTCCGGCACGGCATTGTCCGTGCTTCCCACAGATTGACCGGAGACACCGGCCGAAGCAAGTGGGTCCCGGAAGGCGCTCTCCGCGCCGGCCACCCCTTtttgccctcggcctcgcgTTGTTATCCAGACACGAGGCACAGACCAGTGGAAGAACCCGACtgtgcgttcaatgtttccgCGTCCTACAGCAACATGTCTTGTGCGCCATGTCGTGTCGCTAGGGGGCGTGTCGTACCACGCCGTCGCACTTGCAGTCAGTGCACTTCGTATGTATGGCGAGATAAATGCGGCTGGTGACAAGTCCATACATGGTAGTtttaacgactctgccaaaatTGGAGGCCTCTTACAAGAGAAGCTCTTATTTTGGGAGATGTTCTGTTTTTCCTTGCAACACAAGCATACATTCATACATCGCTGTACGTGGTAGTATGGCGCGTGATGGCGAGGTACCTCAATCTGGTTAATCAACGTTCTGCCCCTCTTCCCCCCTTTTTACTGTTGTAATATTACACGTAAATCAGGCATTGTACGAAAAGAACGTACATGCCTGCTTTGCTTAGGACGCCATTGAGTAACGTTCTAGAAGCGAGTTTGCTCTCTCACGGTACAGCACCAACAACCAACACACAATAATGACGgctcttcctcttttcttgTCCTGTTTTGAAGATTGCCAGTCGGAGAATATAGTTATGCAGTTGGGTCAACATGTCGGCAATGACAAGCAGGCGAAGCTACGCACGCAGCATTGGGGGGGAAGGGAGAGGGGGGATGCTACACAAGCTGCATACGACGTCGATAAGGCTGGATTAGACTTTTTGCTAATG
The Metarhizium brunneum chromosome 7, complete sequence genome window above contains:
- the gal1 gene encoding Galactokinase codes for the protein MAGSVPVAGSLADIYPTAALATEAPRWNDLLSSFEKAYGHKPSFVARSPGRVNILGEHIDYSLYSVLPMAITADAIMAVSSAPLAEGASTLKVRIGNVEESKFAASEFDVPVDADVDIDASKFEWTNYFKSGLRGAMKLLRKKRGQDFKGVNMEIMVDGTVPVGGGLSSSAAIVTASALAVMKANGVDAVDKTELTELAIVSERAVGVNSGGMDQAASVFSEPGSALFVSFSPRLEARPVKIPPTRPELCFLIAQSFVTANKHVTGPIHYNLRVVEVSFAAAYLNAVLNPSGTRLPVDAGPLGISLQGFHDTYFYHANASDYSAAKSLTKEGELEKLIAVTKETLTQEEGYTREEIAKVLSVTVQELENQFTAKIPIRAERFMLRQRALHVFTEALRVLKFLTLLERPVHTGASDTTRFNKELGSIMNETQDSCRILYENSCPENDKICQIALEAGSYGSRQTGAGWGGCSVHLISVDKVEQVKEALEREYYSKMKLTEDQKAQAMVVIREKAYQALYFGSLWRQPITPLLPIRKLKICFKPLE